A section of the Akkermansia muciniphila genome encodes:
- a CDS encoding LTA synthase family protein — MIRYYWGRFWPFLLLAFGIEAVENLFTVFFEYRNMDFGVISLLKTAYIFVTEFSITMCYWLLPYAVYLWILPRGKAGGKADRWITCAWFFLFVLANLFEDVAEAFFWNEFEASFNFIAVDYLIYTKEVIGNIYESYPIIPILIGVLAASVLAVWGMKRFLIPRRGEAPAGWKRGCVVLFLLACITGGYWLVDIKDADAVNNRYNSEMAKDGLYSLFSAFLKNELDYRDYYKTLPDADAAAFLAREFTADDTSVPDAASGSVKRQVRPSGVAIHPNVVVVVMESMGAEFLNECREDGANVTPCLSRLGKEGIFFPNTYATGTRSVRGLEAVSTSMPPLPGMSILRQEGNEHLQTIGSIFRDKGYDLKWIYGGYGYFDNMNYFFGNNGFQVLDRNSMDDSEVTHSTIWGVCDEDLFRRAVREADESFKSGSPFLQVVFTTSNHRPYTYPEGRIDIPSHTGRMGAVKYADYAVGAFVEEARSKPWFENTLFVFVADHGAGSAGKQTLNPETHRIFSIFYAPALLKPERIETPVSQIDVLPTLLGLLKWPYDAAFYGKDALKPSYQSRYFVSNYQYIGYLKGRDMVVLKPQRGAEFFRDGEPVKPDARMKELEKEAVYYYQHASGWRTSLKE, encoded by the coding sequence ATGATTCGTTATTATTGGGGGAGGTTTTGGCCGTTCCTCCTGCTTGCGTTCGGTATTGAGGCGGTGGAAAACCTGTTTACGGTGTTTTTCGAATACCGCAACATGGATTTCGGGGTAATTTCCCTTCTGAAGACGGCATACATTTTCGTGACGGAGTTTTCCATCACCATGTGCTACTGGCTTCTGCCTTATGCCGTTTATTTGTGGATTCTGCCGCGGGGGAAAGCGGGTGGAAAGGCGGACCGTTGGATTACTTGCGCATGGTTTTTCCTGTTTGTGCTCGCCAATCTGTTTGAGGACGTGGCGGAAGCCTTTTTCTGGAATGAGTTTGAAGCCAGCTTCAATTTCATTGCGGTGGACTACCTGATTTATACCAAGGAGGTCATCGGGAATATTTATGAATCCTACCCCATTATTCCGATTCTTATCGGCGTTCTGGCCGCATCCGTTCTGGCCGTCTGGGGAATGAAGCGGTTTCTCATTCCCCGCCGCGGGGAAGCTCCCGCGGGATGGAAGCGGGGCTGCGTGGTGCTGTTCCTGCTGGCGTGCATTACGGGAGGGTACTGGCTGGTGGATATCAAGGACGCGGATGCCGTGAACAACCGCTATAATTCGGAGATGGCCAAGGACGGCCTTTACAGCCTGTTCAGCGCCTTCCTGAAGAATGAACTGGATTACCGCGACTACTACAAGACGCTGCCGGACGCGGATGCGGCGGCGTTTCTGGCCCGCGAGTTCACGGCGGATGACACGTCCGTGCCTGACGCCGCATCCGGCAGCGTGAAGAGGCAGGTGCGCCCCTCCGGGGTGGCCATCCATCCCAACGTCGTGGTTGTGGTCATGGAGAGCATGGGGGCGGAGTTTTTAAACGAGTGCCGGGAGGATGGCGCGAACGTCACGCCGTGCCTGAGCCGTCTGGGCAAGGAGGGCATTTTCTTCCCGAATACCTATGCCACGGGCACCCGCTCCGTGCGCGGGCTGGAAGCCGTCAGCACATCCATGCCTCCGCTGCCCGGCATGTCCATCCTTCGCCAGGAGGGGAACGAGCATTTGCAGACCATCGGGTCCATATTCAGGGACAAGGGGTATGACCTCAAGTGGATTTACGGGGGGTACGGGTATTTTGACAACATGAATTACTTCTTCGGGAACAACGGCTTCCAGGTTCTGGACCGTAATTCCATGGATGATTCCGAGGTGACCCACTCCACCATCTGGGGCGTCTGTGATGAAGACCTGTTCCGCCGCGCCGTGCGTGAGGCGGATGAGTCCTTTAAAAGCGGCTCTCCTTTTTTACAGGTGGTGTTCACCACGTCCAACCACCGCCCTTACACCTATCCGGAAGGGCGCATAGACATTCCTTCCCATACCGGGCGCATGGGTGCCGTCAAGTACGCGGATTATGCCGTGGGGGCCTTTGTGGAGGAGGCCAGGAGCAAACCGTGGTTTGAGAATACGCTTTTCGTGTTCGTGGCGGACCATGGCGCGGGCAGCGCCGGGAAACAGACGCTTAATCCGGAAACGCACCGCATTTTCTCCATTTTCTACGCCCCGGCCCTGCTGAAGCCGGAACGGATTGAGACGCCTGTCAGCCAGATTGACGTGCTCCCCACCCTGCTCGGCCTGCTGAAATGGCCGTATGATGCGGCGTTTTACGGAAAGGACGCCTTGAAGCCCTCCTACCAGTCCCGGTATTTTGTGAGTAATTACCAGTACATCGGCTACTTGAAGGGAAGGGACATGGTAGTGCTTAAACCCCAGCGCGGCGCGGAGTTTTTCCGTGACGGAGAGCCTGTGAAGCCGGATGCCCGGATGAAGGAGCTGGAGAAGGAGGCGGTTTATTATTATCAGCACGCTTCCGGCTGGCGCACCAGTTTGAAGGAATAA
- a CDS encoding glycoside hydrolase family 95 protein: MSAISLGWGALDKPSASNLIWSDQPAVVVYPQEDKNPDGNFGKYKKPSAVWEAEGYPIGNGRVGAMIFSAPNRERFALNEISLWSGGANPGGGYGYGLNAGTNQFGNYLPFGDLFVDFKKGDQPASVSVEDFTRALDLRDGIHKVNYKSDGVTYDREAFASTPANVLVLEYRASKPGQFSADFSINSQLESTISAKGPVITWKGTLKNGMSYEGRVLVRPKGGTLSTADDKISVKNADSCMVVVAMETDYLMDYKKDWKGEAPAKKLDRYASKAAAGDYAAMKQAHIAQYKSMFDRVKVNFGKTEADVAKLPIPKRLEAYKKNPVDPDLEETIFQYGRYLLLSSSRPGTLPANLQGLWNVYLNPPWACDYHNNINVQMAYWGAEPANLSECHEALINYVEAMAPGCRDVSQANKGFNTKDGKPVRGWTVRTSQNIFGGNGWQWNIPGAAWYALHIWEHYAFTGDKKYLEKQAYPLMKEICHFWEDHLKELGAKGEGFKTNGKDPSEEDKKDLADVKAGTLVAPNGWSPEHGPREDGVMHDQQLIAELFTNTIKAARILGKDASWAKSLEGKLKRLAGNKIGKEGNLQEWMIDRIPKTDHRHTSHLFAVFPGNQISKLKTPKLAEAARLSLEWRGTTGDSRRSWTWPWRTALWARLGDGNKAHEMVQGLLKFNTLPNMLTTHPPMQMDGNFGIVGGICEMLVQSHAGGLDIMPSPVEAWPEGSVKGLKARGNVTVDFTWKNGKVSNLKLYSDQPKVVPVRVNGKMTRVKTLPLKPVAEARQTAAR, translated from the coding sequence GTGAGCGCTATTTCCCTGGGGTGGGGCGCGCTGGACAAGCCTTCCGCCTCCAACCTGATCTGGTCTGACCAGCCTGCCGTGGTAGTTTATCCGCAGGAGGACAAGAACCCTGACGGCAACTTCGGCAAGTACAAGAAGCCTTCCGCCGTCTGGGAAGCTGAGGGGTACCCGATTGGCAACGGACGCGTGGGTGCCATGATTTTCAGCGCGCCCAACCGCGAGCGGTTTGCCCTGAATGAAATCAGCCTCTGGTCCGGCGGAGCCAATCCCGGCGGCGGGTACGGTTACGGGCTTAACGCGGGAACCAACCAGTTCGGCAACTACCTGCCTTTCGGCGACCTGTTCGTAGATTTCAAGAAGGGGGACCAGCCGGCTTCCGTTTCCGTAGAGGATTTTACGCGTGCCCTGGATTTGCGCGACGGTATTCACAAGGTAAATTACAAGTCGGACGGCGTGACGTATGACCGGGAGGCATTTGCCAGCACGCCCGCCAATGTGCTGGTGCTGGAGTACAGGGCCAGCAAGCCCGGCCAATTCAGCGCGGACTTTTCCATCAACAGCCAGCTTGAATCCACAATCTCCGCCAAGGGCCCCGTCATCACCTGGAAGGGAACCCTGAAAAACGGCATGAGCTATGAAGGCCGCGTCCTGGTGCGTCCCAAAGGCGGTACGCTTTCCACCGCGGACGATAAGATTTCCGTGAAAAACGCGGATTCCTGCATGGTGGTCGTCGCCATGGAGACGGATTACCTGATGGATTACAAGAAGGACTGGAAGGGTGAGGCTCCCGCCAAGAAGCTGGACCGTTATGCGTCCAAGGCCGCCGCTGGGGACTATGCCGCCATGAAGCAGGCCCACATCGCCCAGTACAAGTCCATGTTTGACCGGGTGAAGGTCAACTTCGGCAAGACGGAGGCGGACGTGGCCAAATTGCCTATTCCGAAGCGCCTGGAAGCCTACAAGAAGAATCCGGTGGATCCCGATCTGGAAGAAACCATTTTCCAGTACGGCCGTTACCTGCTTCTGTCCAGCTCCCGGCCCGGCACGCTTCCGGCCAACCTCCAGGGGCTCTGGAATGTCTACCTCAATCCGCCGTGGGCCTGTGACTACCACAACAACATCAATGTCCAGATGGCCTACTGGGGCGCGGAACCCGCCAACCTGTCCGAATGCCACGAGGCGCTGATCAATTATGTGGAAGCCATGGCTCCCGGCTGCCGCGACGTTTCCCAGGCCAACAAGGGATTCAATACCAAGGACGGCAAGCCTGTGCGCGGCTGGACGGTGCGCACCTCCCAGAACATCTTCGGCGGCAACGGCTGGCAGTGGAATATTCCCGGCGCGGCGTGGTATGCGCTGCATATCTGGGAACATTACGCGTTCACCGGTGACAAGAAGTATCTGGAGAAGCAGGCCTATCCCCTCATGAAGGAAATCTGCCATTTCTGGGAAGACCATTTGAAGGAACTGGGCGCCAAGGGAGAAGGATTCAAGACGAACGGCAAGGACCCGAGCGAAGAGGATAAAAAGGACCTGGCGGACGTGAAGGCCGGCACCCTGGTGGCCCCCAACGGCTGGTCTCCGGAACACGGCCCCCGTGAAGACGGCGTGATGCATGACCAGCAGCTTATTGCGGAACTCTTCACCAATACGATCAAGGCGGCCCGCATTCTGGGCAAGGACGCCTCCTGGGCCAAGAGCCTGGAAGGCAAGCTGAAGAGGCTGGCCGGCAACAAGATAGGCAAGGAAGGGAACCTTCAGGAATGGATGATTGACCGCATTCCCAAGACGGACCACCGCCACACGTCCCACCTGTTTGCCGTTTTCCCCGGCAACCAGATCAGCAAGCTCAAGACGCCCAAGCTGGCGGAGGCCGCCCGCCTTTCCCTGGAATGGCGCGGCACCACCGGAGACAGCCGCCGTTCCTGGACGTGGCCGTGGCGCACGGCCCTGTGGGCCCGCCTGGGGGACGGGAACAAGGCTCATGAAATGGTGCAGGGGCTTCTGAAATTCAATACCCTGCCGAACATGCTCACCACGCACCCGCCCATGCAGATGGACGGCAACTTCGGCATTGTGGGCGGCATTTGTGAAATGCTGGTGCAGTCCCACGCCGGGGGGCTGGACATCATGCCTTCTCCCGTGGAGGCATGGCCGGAGGGTTCCGTGAAGGGACTGAAAGCCCGCGGCAATGTCACCGTGGACTTCACCTGGAAGAACGGCAAGGTGAGCAACCTCAAGCTTTATTCCGACCAGCCCAAGGTGGTGCCCGTGCGCGTCAATGGAAAGATGACGCGCGTGAAGACCCTGCCTCTGAAGCCCGTTGCGGAAGCGCGCCAGACTGCGGCCAGGTAA
- a CDS encoding DUF2851 family protein, whose amino-acid sequence MDMRSMASLYGDALSAAEKEEPDTVREHASSLRSGLPDERTLQLLLLEGRFGTSFTDDLGRNILILDFGDWNKSAGPDFLNARIQIDGVPQIGDIEVDPAPEDWERHGHGSNPAFNGVILHLACMPSRREWFTRNARHERIPLAVIPPSAPALAEKPPEKAPERYCRHTSALGSMAPELLETLLQAAAAYRFRNKHRRHAERARYAGEEQALFESLAETLGYHANKTAMRHLALRAPLHAIRKCPEALLFGAAGFLIPVLPDSCTPEAVAHHKKLWTEWWPLREQFELAPDRTFPWTLSGNRPANHPQRRVGALAAIAGDFDTFKRLCRPGYGDGLANYLSSLAHPYWSTHVTLPSAPSPRPMALMGRDRIQALAVNHLLPAEGGERAWKHYLSLRAGQAGTKVLAVHQSLLGRRPDAKAFLAKEWHHQALLQIHEDLCSRHSCALCTLIGRLEKK is encoded by the coding sequence ATGGACATGCGCTCCATGGCCTCCCTGTACGGGGACGCCCTTTCCGCGGCAGAAAAGGAAGAGCCGGATACCGTAAGGGAGCACGCCTCTTCCCTCCGTTCCGGGCTCCCGGACGAACGGACGCTCCAGCTCCTGCTGCTGGAAGGGAGGTTCGGGACCTCATTTACGGATGACTTGGGCAGGAACATCCTCATTCTGGACTTCGGGGACTGGAACAAATCCGCAGGGCCGGATTTCCTGAACGCCCGGATACAAATAGACGGCGTCCCGCAGATTGGTGACATTGAAGTGGATCCTGCTCCGGAGGACTGGGAACGCCACGGTCACGGTTCCAATCCGGCCTTTAACGGAGTCATCCTGCATCTGGCCTGCATGCCCAGCCGCCGGGAATGGTTCACCCGCAATGCCAGGCATGAGCGCATACCCCTGGCCGTCATTCCGCCCTCTGCGCCGGCTCTGGCAGAAAAGCCGCCGGAAAAAGCTCCGGAACGCTACTGCCGCCACACAAGCGCGCTGGGCTCCATGGCTCCGGAACTTCTGGAGACCCTCCTTCAAGCGGCGGCGGCCTACCGGTTCCGGAACAAGCACCGCCGCCATGCGGAACGCGCCAGATACGCAGGAGAGGAGCAAGCCCTTTTTGAAAGCCTGGCGGAAACGCTGGGCTACCATGCCAATAAAACCGCCATGCGCCACCTGGCCTTGCGCGCCCCCCTGCATGCCATCCGGAAGTGTCCGGAAGCCCTTCTCTTTGGCGCCGCCGGGTTCCTGATTCCCGTTCTGCCGGACTCCTGCACGCCGGAGGCAGTAGCCCACCACAAAAAGCTCTGGACGGAATGGTGGCCTCTCCGGGAACAATTTGAACTGGCGCCGGACCGTACCTTCCCCTGGACGCTCTCCGGAAACAGGCCGGCCAACCACCCGCAGAGGCGCGTGGGGGCGCTGGCAGCCATCGCCGGGGATTTTGATACCTTCAAGAGGCTTTGCCGCCCTGGCTACGGGGATGGCCTGGCAAACTATCTTTCCTCCCTGGCGCATCCCTACTGGAGCACCCATGTGACTCTGCCTTCCGCACCTTCCCCGCGCCCCATGGCCCTGATGGGGCGGGACAGAATCCAGGCCCTGGCCGTCAACCACCTCCTGCCTGCGGAGGGAGGGGAACGCGCGTGGAAACACTACCTCTCCCTCAGGGCCGGACAGGCGGGAACAAAAGTGCTGGCCGTCCATCAATCCCTGCTGGGCCGCAGGCCGGATGCAAAGGCTTTTCTTGCGAAGGAGTGGCACCATCAGGCGCTGCTTCAAATTCATGAGGACCTGTGCTCCCGCCATTCCTGCGCCCTCTGCACCCTGATCGGGCGGCTGGAAAAGAAATGA
- a CDS encoding STAS domain-containing protein — protein MNNNSSILFGLFDEFLWIRCSGRGSFANSPTVKSLGDDYIASGGRLIVIDLETCSGIDSTFMGTLAGLSRRLLPIGGAVQIASPSERCLCALESLGLDALLSIEPPTAPWRGKVDQIRASLSAETAPTVHLDAKDQTLHVLNSHLTLSELSEENEEKFRNVTDCLKEELERQKDK, from the coding sequence GTGAATAACAACTCTTCCATTCTTTTCGGCCTTTTTGATGAATTTCTTTGGATCCGGTGCTCCGGACGCGGAAGTTTTGCCAACAGCCCCACCGTCAAATCCCTGGGGGATGACTACATCGCTTCCGGAGGTCGCCTGATCGTCATTGACCTGGAAACCTGTTCCGGCATTGACTCCACCTTTATGGGCACTCTTGCGGGGCTGTCGCGCAGGCTGCTTCCCATCGGCGGAGCCGTGCAAATCGCCTCTCCCAGCGAACGCTGCCTGTGCGCGCTGGAAAGCCTGGGGCTGGACGCCCTGCTCAGCATTGAGCCGCCTACGGCTCCCTGGCGGGGGAAAGTGGACCAGATACGCGCCAGCCTGAGTGCGGAGACCGCCCCCACCGTCCATCTGGACGCGAAGGACCAGACACTTCACGTCCTCAATTCCCACCTGACGCTGAGCGAATTAAGTGAAGAGAACGAAGAAAAATTCCGCAATGTAACCGACTGCCTGAAGGAGGAACTGGAACGGCAGAAGGATAAATAA
- a CDS encoding prenyltransferase/squalene oxidase repeat-containing protein: MSLHIESTEDALAELKRQRVKNLAAAVSVSVLGAAMMSLLLYLVNIITFLPEPPATIVYPEVVEKGTEEPEKPELVQKAQRPSSPAMEQQVRIIATDATLDTAIRIPDTEMDEPSESLLSGIDIGTDFGFDDREGPGPSGPNPEILSKRCGLDNRMKRITENGGTPQCEEAVVKSLKWLQKQQNKDGSWGDGPQNYKCAMTGLALLSYLAHCETPLSEDFGDTVLKGISFLVDRGMQSPVISLVPQMNEVSYDHAIATYALCEAYTLCKQMDASTIANLERVAVKAVDQIMKGQNSNGGWAYHYSTRPGAHTDLSVTGWNIQALKAAEHGGIKPTRGKIRTALNRAAMYCRKTSLSNGLFSYQENGSEPRPSLVGVGVLSLQMCGNGSDGTARRGLDWMLKNTSQPFNWKAGNTTSNLYQHYYGVQAAMNCGGDVWKAYNRAFRDAVLKAQSPDGSFIPNGFGGPGGVVQTSQNRHANDRIYRQCLATLMLEVYYRFLPGTGEGTRNS, from the coding sequence ATGAGCCTGCATATTGAAAGTACGGAAGACGCCCTGGCGGAGCTGAAAAGACAGCGCGTTAAAAACCTGGCGGCGGCGGTATCCGTTTCCGTCCTCGGCGCCGCCATGATGAGCCTCCTGCTCTATCTGGTCAATATCATCACCTTCCTCCCGGAACCTCCGGCCACGATCGTTTACCCGGAGGTTGTGGAAAAAGGGACGGAGGAACCTGAAAAACCAGAGCTCGTCCAGAAAGCCCAGCGCCCCAGCAGTCCCGCCATGGAGCAGCAGGTAAGAATCATCGCCACGGATGCAACCCTGGATACAGCCATTAGAATTCCGGATACTGAAATGGACGAACCCTCGGAATCGCTCCTGTCAGGCATCGACATCGGCACTGATTTCGGGTTCGACGACAGAGAGGGACCGGGCCCCAGCGGCCCGAACCCCGAAATCCTGTCCAAACGCTGCGGCCTGGACAACCGCATGAAGCGCATCACGGAAAACGGCGGCACCCCCCAGTGCGAGGAAGCCGTGGTCAAATCCCTCAAGTGGCTCCAGAAGCAGCAGAACAAGGACGGTTCCTGGGGAGACGGCCCACAGAATTACAAGTGCGCCATGACGGGGCTCGCCCTGCTCTCCTACCTGGCCCATTGTGAAACTCCTCTTTCGGAAGACTTTGGAGACACTGTCCTGAAGGGAATCTCCTTCCTGGTGGACCGGGGAATGCAATCTCCCGTCATTTCCCTGGTTCCGCAGATGAATGAAGTCAGCTATGACCACGCCATCGCCACCTATGCCCTGTGCGAGGCCTACACCTTGTGCAAGCAGATGGACGCCTCCACCATCGCCAATCTGGAGAGAGTAGCCGTGAAAGCGGTGGACCAGATCATGAAGGGGCAGAACTCCAACGGAGGCTGGGCCTATCATTACAGCACGCGCCCCGGCGCCCATACGGACCTTTCCGTGACGGGGTGGAATATTCAGGCGCTCAAGGCCGCCGAGCACGGCGGCATCAAGCCCACCAGGGGCAAAATACGCACCGCCCTGAACAGGGCGGCCATGTACTGCCGCAAAACGTCTCTTTCAAACGGGCTCTTCTCCTATCAGGAGAACGGCAGCGAACCCAGGCCCTCCCTGGTGGGCGTAGGAGTGCTTTCCCTGCAGATGTGCGGCAACGGCTCGGACGGCACAGCGCGCAGGGGCCTGGACTGGATGCTCAAGAATACCAGCCAGCCCTTTAACTGGAAAGCCGGCAACACCACGTCCAACCTCTACCAGCATTACTACGGGGTGCAGGCGGCCATGAACTGCGGCGGTGACGTATGGAAGGCCTATAACCGCGCCTTCCGTGACGCGGTGCTGAAAGCCCAGTCTCCTGACGGCAGTTTCATTCCCAACGGATTCGGAGGCCCCGGCGGCGTTGTCCAGACCAGCCAGAACCGGCATGCCAACGACCGGATTTACCGCCAGTGCCTTGCTACGCTGATGCTGGAGGTATATTACCGCTTCCTTCCCGGAACGGGGGAAGGCACCAGGAATTCCTGA
- a CDS encoding prenyltransferase/squalene oxidase repeat-containing protein produces MSLHIESTDEALTELKKQRVKTLTAAFSVSFLGVALMGLLLYLVHIIVAIPEDPPMVAYATQEGDNPDIDTPEVTQTTQRPSSSSTAAQVKVIAAVATADVAVVNPDIEVEVPSEELSMGIDIGDGFGTGTGDGDGGGIPGILSKRCDLNDRMKRITENGGTPQCEEAVVKSLRWLKKQQNKDGSWGEGQFRASMTGISLLAYLAHCETPLSEEFGENVLKGISFLVDLGMKNPVISEKPALKEICYDHAVATYALCEAYTFCKQMDIPSIANLEKVVIKAVDRIIEAQCPNGGWGYSYNNKINPDIDLSVTGWNVQALKAAEHGGIKPTKGEIRSTLRKASSYVRKNVMPDGKFAYKENGNMPRSSLVGVGVLSLQMTGNGSDSAARKGLDWIKNNVKTLQWGQGSGTENVKSNLYMHYYCVQAAMNRGGDVWTSYNKAFRDAVLSGQNADGSFRKNDVGYVSGLTNKSESIYRQCLATLMLETYYRFLPGTGEGTKNS; encoded by the coding sequence ATGAGTCTCCATATTGAAAGTACCGATGAAGCCCTTACGGAACTGAAGAAGCAGCGCGTCAAGACGCTGACCGCCGCCTTCTCCGTCTCCTTCCTCGGCGTTGCCCTCATGGGCCTTCTCCTTTATCTGGTACACATCATCGTCGCCATTCCGGAAGATCCGCCCATGGTGGCTTATGCCACCCAGGAAGGCGACAATCCGGATATTGACACCCCGGAAGTGACCCAAACCACCCAGCGGCCCAGCAGCTCCTCCACCGCCGCTCAGGTGAAGGTCATTGCCGCCGTTGCTACGGCGGATGTGGCGGTAGTCAACCCGGACATTGAAGTGGAAGTCCCCTCGGAAGAGCTTTCCATGGGCATCGACATCGGCGACGGCTTCGGCACCGGCACGGGGGACGGAGACGGAGGAGGCATTCCCGGCATTCTTTCCAAGCGGTGCGACCTGAACGACCGCATGAAGCGCATCACGGAAAACGGCGGCACTCCCCAGTGTGAGGAAGCCGTGGTCAAATCCCTCCGCTGGCTTAAAAAGCAGCAGAACAAGGACGGTTCCTGGGGTGAGGGCCAGTTCCGCGCTTCCATGACCGGAATTTCCCTGCTGGCCTACCTGGCCCACTGTGAAACGCCCCTTTCCGAGGAATTCGGGGAAAACGTCCTGAAAGGCATTTCCTTCCTCGTGGACCTGGGAATGAAGAATCCCGTGATTTCCGAAAAACCCGCCTTGAAGGAAATCTGCTATGACCACGCCGTGGCCACTTACGCCCTGTGCGAGGCCTATACCTTCTGCAAGCAGATGGACATCCCTTCCATCGCCAATCTGGAAAAAGTCGTGATCAAGGCCGTGGACAGGATCATAGAAGCCCAATGCCCTAACGGGGGCTGGGGCTACAGCTATAATAACAAGATCAATCCGGACATTGACCTTTCCGTCACGGGGTGGAACGTCCAGGCGCTCAAGGCGGCGGAACACGGCGGCATCAAGCCCACCAAGGGTGAAATACGCTCCACGCTGCGCAAGGCTTCCAGCTACGTGCGCAAGAACGTGATGCCGGACGGCAAATTCGCCTACAAGGAAAACGGCAACATGCCCCGTTCCTCCCTGGTGGGCGTGGGCGTGCTCTCCCTGCAAATGACCGGAAACGGTTCCGACAGCGCGGCCCGCAAGGGTCTGGACTGGATCAAGAACAACGTCAAAACCCTCCAGTGGGGACAGGGTTCCGGCACGGAAAACGTCAAGAGCAACCTTTACATGCACTACTACTGCGTTCAGGCGGCCATGAACCGCGGCGGCGATGTATGGACCTCCTACAACAAGGCATTCCGTGACGCCGTGCTCAGCGGACAGAATGCGGACGGCAGCTTCAGGAAAAATGACGTCGGGTACGTTTCCGGCCTGACTAACAAGTCGGAAAGCATCTACCGCCAGTGCCTGGCTACGCTGATGCTGGAAACCTACTACCGCTTCCTGCCCGGTACGGGTGAAGGCACCAAGAATTCCTGA
- a CDS encoding prenyltransferase/squalene oxidase repeat-containing protein — MSLHIESTEEALTELKKQRVKTLAAAFSVSFLGVVLMGLLLYLVHIIVAIPEDPPMVAYATQEGDNPDIDTPEVTQTTQRPSSSSTAAQVKVIAAVASADVAVVNPDIEVEVPSEELSMGIDIGDGFGTGTGDGDGGGIPGIISKRCDLNDRMKRITENGGTPQCEEAVVKSLKWLQKQQNKDGSWGGTPQNYKCAMTGLALLSYLAHCETPLSEDFGETVLKGISFLVDLGVKNPVLSLVPQRNEVSYDHAVATYALCEAYTFCKQMDIPSITNLEKVVIKAVDKILDNQNVDGGWAYNYNTKAGAHTDLSVTGWNIQALKAAEHGGIKPTKGEIRTALRKAASYCRKCGKPDGLFTYMQEGREDATARPSLVGVGVLSLQMCGNGSDSAARKGLDWMLKNTSQPFNWKANNTSSNLYQHYYGVQAAMNRGGDVWKAYNRAFRDSTLGAQSSDGSFAPNGFPGPGGLVNTNGGSINDKIYRQCLATLMLEVYYRFLPGTGEGTKNS, encoded by the coding sequence ATGAGCCTGCACATTGAAAGTACAGAAGAAGCCCTTACGGAACTGAAGAAGCAGCGCGTCAAGACGCTGGCCGCCGCCTTCTCCGTCTCCTTCCTCGGCGTTGTCCTCATGGGCCTTCTCCTTTATCTGGTTCATATCATCGTCGCCATTCCGGAAGATCCGCCCATGGTGGCTTATGCCACCCAGGAAGGCGACAATCCGGATATTGACACCCCGGAAGTGACCCAGACCACCCAGCGGCCCAGCAGCTCCTCCACCGCCGCGCAGGTGAAGGTCATTGCCGCCGTAGCGTCTGCGGATGTGGCCGTCGTCAATCCGGACATTGAGGTGGAAGTCCCCTCGGAAGAGCTTTCCATGGGCATTGACATCGGCGACGGCTTCGGCACCGGCACGGGGGACGGCGACGGAGGCGGCATTCCCGGCATCATCTCCAAGCGGTGCGACCTGAACGACCGCATGAAGCGCATCACGGAAAACGGCGGCACCCCCCAGTGTGAGGAAGCCGTGGTCAAATCCCTCAAGTGGCTTCAGAAGCAGCAGAACAAGGACGGCTCCTGGGGCGGAACCCCCCAGAATTACAAGTGCGCCATGACGGGGCTCGCCCTGCTCTCCTACCTGGCCCACTGTGAGACGCCCCTTTCCGAAGACTTTGGAGAAACCGTCCTGAAAGGCATTTCCTTCCTGGTGGACCTGGGCGTGAAGAACCCCGTCCTTTCCCTGGTACCGCAGAGGAATGAGGTCAGCTATGACCACGCCGTGGCCACCTACGCCCTGTGCGAGGCCTACACCTTCTGCAAGCAGATGGACATCCCCTCCATCACCAACCTGGAAAAAGTCGTCATCAAGGCCGTGGACAAGATTCTGGACAACCAGAATGTGGACGGCGGCTGGGCCTATAATTACAATACCAAGGCAGGCGCCCATACGGACCTTTCCGTGACGGGGTGGAACATCCAGGCGCTCAAGGCGGCGGAGCACGGCGGCATCAAGCCCACCAAGGGTGAAATACGCACCGCCCTGCGCAAGGCGGCCTCCTACTGCCGCAAGTGCGGCAAGCCTGACGGCCTGTTCACCTACATGCAGGAAGGCCGGGAAGACGCCACGGCCCGCCCCTCCCTGGTGGGCGTGGGCGTGCTCTCCCTGCAAATGTGCGGAAACGGTTCCGACAGCGCGGCGCGCAAGGGCCTGGACTGGATGCTCAAGAATACCAGCCAGCCCTTTAACTGGAAGGCGAACAACACTTCCTCCAACCTTTACCAGCATTATTACGGCGTGCAGGCGGCCATGAACCGCGGCGGGGACGTATGGAAGGCTTATAACAGGGCTTTCCGGGATTCCACCCTTGGCGCACAGTCTTCCGACGGCAGCTTTGCCCCGAACGGCTTCCCCGGCCCGGGGGGCCTCGTGAACACCAACGGGGGCAGCATCAATGACAAGATTTACCGCCAGTGCCTGGCTACGCTGATGCTGGAGGTGTATTACCGCTTCCTCCCCGGTACGGGTGAAGGCACCAAGAATTCCTAA